A genomic stretch from Gammaproteobacteria bacterium includes:
- a CDS encoding gamma carbonic anhydrase family protein, translating to MAIRSYTGIRPVIGQRVYIDESAQVIGQVALGDDASLWPCVVARGDVNTIQVGPRSNIQDLTMLHVTHDGPYSKGGIPLVIGADVTVGHKCLLHACTVGDRCLIGMGAIVMDGAVVESDVLLGAGSLVSPGKRLESGFLYRGSPAQKVRPLTDGEREMLRYSAAHYVRLKDRYLAGA from the coding sequence ATGGCCATCCGCAGCTACACCGGCATCAGACCCGTCATCGGCCAGCGCGTCTATATAGACGAGAGCGCCCAGGTCATCGGCCAGGTGGCGCTCGGCGACGACGCCTCGCTCTGGCCCTGCGTGGTGGCGCGCGGCGACGTGAACACCATCCAGGTGGGTCCACGCAGCAACATCCAGGACCTCACCATGCTGCACGTGACCCACGACGGACCCTACAGCAAGGGTGGCATCCCGCTCGTCATCGGCGCCGACGTCACCGTGGGCCACAAGTGCCTGCTCCACGCCTGCACGGTGGGCGACCGGTGCCTCATCGGCATGGGCGCCATCGTCATGGACGGCGCCGTGGTGGAGAGCGACGTGCTGCTCGGCGCCGGCAGCCTGGTGAGCCCGGGCAAGCGCCTGGAGTCCGGGTTCCTCTACCGCGGCAGCCCGGCCCAGAAGGTGCGCCCGCTCACGGACGGGGAGCGGGAGATGCTGCGATACTCGGCGGCGCACTATGTACGACTCAAGGACCGTTACCTTGCGGGCGCTTGA
- a CDS encoding GGDEF domain-containing protein gives MRALDWNKGWREFWRGPDAALLVAGGEGERLAARVRVTVVALLLITPIYKIIEYPDNPVFLWGLVVTGVAMGFALAIHLYLRWRPYRAWVGFLSSLLDNSFVTSALALFVFVGSPLIAANSKVTFDIYFLSIVAMSLRQDRRICLVIGMFTVLQYAALIEFITHAYDVYAPELQDPSVGYFSGVDQFTRVVFLAAAVVISYAIVRRSERLLYRSVRDPMTGLFNRGYFDTLFEFEIERARRYGRRFALVIFDADHFKRINDSHGHPTGDAVLRALARALRLGVRQSDVVVRYGGEEFVLLLHDSDATPAYDKADTLRQMVARLLLKPPGLRHNIKLTVSAGVAQYPEDGTTARALITAADQRLLRAKQSGRNRVVAS, from the coding sequence ATGAGAGCACTGGACTGGAACAAGGGCTGGCGCGAGTTCTGGCGCGGGCCCGACGCGGCGTTGCTGGTGGCCGGCGGCGAGGGCGAGCGGCTGGCCGCGCGCGTGCGCGTGACCGTGGTGGCGCTGCTGCTCATCACGCCCATCTACAAGATCATCGAGTACCCGGACAACCCGGTGTTCCTGTGGGGGCTCGTGGTCACCGGCGTGGCCATGGGGTTCGCACTCGCCATCCATCTCTACCTGCGCTGGCGCCCCTACCGCGCCTGGGTCGGGTTCCTGAGCTCGCTGCTCGACAACAGCTTCGTCACCTCGGCGCTCGCACTGTTCGTGTTCGTCGGCTCGCCGCTGATCGCCGCCAACAGCAAGGTCACCTTCGACATCTACTTCCTCAGCATCGTAGCCATGAGCCTGCGTCAGGACCGGCGCATCTGCCTCGTCATCGGCATGTTCACGGTGCTGCAGTACGCGGCGCTCATCGAGTTCATCACCCACGCCTACGACGTGTACGCGCCGGAACTGCAGGACCCGTCGGTCGGTTACTTCAGTGGCGTGGACCAGTTCACGCGGGTGGTGTTCCTGGCCGCGGCGGTGGTGATCAGCTACGCCATCGTGCGCCGCTCGGAACGGCTCCTGTACCGTTCGGTGCGGGACCCCATGACCGGCCTGTTCAACCGTGGCTACTTCGACACCCTGTTCGAGTTCGAGATCGAGCGCGCGCGCCGCTACGGCCGCCGCTTCGCGCTGGTCATCTTCGATGCCGACCACTTCAAGCGCATCAACGACAGCCACGGCCACCCGACCGGTGACGCGGTGCTGCGCGCGCTGGCGCGGGCGCTGCGCCTCGGCGTGCGCCAGAGCGACGTGGTGGTGCGCTACGGCGGCGAGGAGTTCGTGCTGCTGCTGCACGACAGCGACGCCACCCCCGCCTACGACAAGGCCGACACCCTGCGCCAGATGGTGGCCAGGCTGCTGCTCAAGCCCCCCGGCCTGCGCCACAACATCAAGCTCACCGTCAGCGCCGGCGTGGCCCAGTATCCTGAAGATGGCACCACCGCCCGGGCGCTCATCACCGCGGCGGACCAGAGGTTGCTGAGAGCCAAGCAGTCCGGCCGCAACAGGGTGGTCGCGAGTTAG
- a CDS encoding LemA family protein: MSVGGFVFWAVVLVAVGYLVMLFNGLVALRNNVGKAWANIDVLLKQRHDELPKLVETCKQYMNYERDTLEKVMQARAGVQQARESGDVAALGPAEGQLRSMIGKLYAVAEAYPQLKANESFQQLQSRISGLENGIADRREFYNESVNLYNTSIQQFPGLVMARLFAFQGKPLLEFGADEKRDVDMKALFT; this comes from the coding sequence ATGAGCGTGGGCGGATTCGTGTTCTGGGCGGTGGTGCTGGTGGCCGTGGGCTACCTGGTGATGCTGTTCAACGGCCTGGTGGCCCTGCGCAACAACGTGGGCAAGGCCTGGGCGAACATCGACGTGCTGCTCAAGCAGCGCCACGACGAGCTGCCCAAGCTGGTCGAGACCTGCAAGCAGTACATGAACTACGAGCGCGACACCCTGGAGAAGGTGATGCAGGCGCGCGCCGGCGTGCAGCAGGCGCGCGAGTCTGGCGACGTGGCCGCGCTCGGCCCTGCCGAAGGACAGCTGCGCTCGATGATCGGCAAGCTGTACGCGGTGGCCGAGGCCTACCCGCAGCTCAAGGCCAACGAGTCCTTCCAGCAGCTGCAGTCGCGCATCTCGGGCCTGGAGAACGGCATCGCCGACCGGCGCGAGTTCTACAACGAGAGCGTCAACCTCTACAACACCTCCATCCAGCAGTTCCCGGGACTGGTGATGGCGCGGCTGTTCGCGTTCCAGGGCAAGCCGCTCCTGGAGTTCGGCGCCGACGAGAAGCGCGACGTGGACATGAAGGCGCTGTTCACCTGA
- a CDS encoding GIDE domain-containing protein: MTPMDDLGWVNQLGTREYLFLLAAAWAACVFGFFGLWRSLRRLRLVEGTPKSLIRSAAQGYVELQGDARLMPGDPILAPLTRQHCVWWSYRIERYRRSGRNSSWDTIEQGTSEELFLVDDGTGQCVVDPDGAEVYPSCDDTWYGSTPMPEGGPALGRMALGSEYRYTERRVHERDTLYTLGWFHTQGPATGADIDLQVAQQLRAWKQDKDWLLRQFDANRDGQIDQQEWDAARAEARRLVLAQEREAMQRPAVNVLGRDPDGRTFILSTLPQGTLTWRLRLYATLALAGFIGGGALGTYLLHARFG; the protein is encoded by the coding sequence ATGACCCCGATGGACGACTTGGGCTGGGTCAACCAGCTCGGCACCCGCGAATACCTGTTCCTGCTGGCCGCCGCATGGGCCGCCTGCGTGTTCGGCTTCTTCGGCCTGTGGCGCTCGCTGCGCCGCCTGCGCCTGGTCGAAGGCACGCCCAAGTCCCTGATCCGCTCCGCCGCACAGGGCTACGTGGAGCTGCAGGGTGATGCGCGGCTCATGCCCGGCGATCCCATACTCGCGCCGCTCACGCGCCAGCACTGCGTGTGGTGGTCCTACCGCATCGAACGCTACCGCAGGAGCGGCCGTAACTCGAGCTGGGACACCATCGAGCAGGGGACGAGCGAGGAGCTGTTCCTGGTGGACGACGGCACCGGACAGTGCGTGGTGGACCCCGACGGCGCCGAGGTCTATCCCTCCTGCGACGACACCTGGTACGGCTCCACGCCCATGCCCGAGGGCGGTCCCGCCCTCGGCCGCATGGCGCTCGGCTCCGAGTACCGCTACACCGAACGGCGCGTGCACGAGCGCGACACGCTCTACACGCTCGGCTGGTTCCACACCCAGGGCCCCGCCACCGGCGCCGACATAGACCTGCAGGTGGCGCAACAACTGCGCGCCTGGAAGCAGGACAAGGACTGGCTGTTGCGCCAGTTCGATGCCAACCGCGACGGGCAGATCGACCAGCAAGAATGGGACGCAGCCCGCGCCGAGGCGCGGCGCCTGGTGCTGGCGCAGGAACGCGAAGCCATGCAGCGGCCGGCGGTGAACGTGCTCGGCCGCGACCCGGACGGGCGCACCTTCATCCTCTCGACACTGCCGCAGGGCACGCTCACCTGGCGGCTGCGCCTCTACGCTACGCTCGCACTAGCGGGCTTCATCGGCGGCGGCGCGCTCGGCACCTACCTCCTGCACGCGCGTTTCGGCTGA